The Paenibacillus sp. RC334 nucleotide sequence AACATTGCATACTGATTTGAAATCAAATAACTCTCCCCCTTTCATCTATTTTTTTCATTTGTCCACCAGCTTATGCAGTAAGGTCGGATAATTTCGACTTGAACCACTTGGTTGTGATAAAGGTGCCAACGGCTATGATTAAAGCAACCACGGCCAATTTAGGATCGATCAAATCTAGCAAATTCAATATATAATGTCCAAGGAACTTGCCAAAGGCAAAGAACGTAGCGGTCCAAACAAACGCGCTGGAATACGAAATCAAAGCAAACTTCTTGTATGAGGTACCGTTTAGACCAACGAATACAGGCAAAATATACCGAATGACTGGTGTGAAATGTCCAAGACACATTGCGATATCTCCGTGTTGTTCAAAAAATTTCTCTGCTTTCTGAAAGTGACGGTTGTTTTGAAACTTTAGTTTAAATTTTTCTCCAAAGATTCTGCCCGCAAAATAAGCAATTGTAATTGCTGTAAATAAGCCAGCGAGAATAACAATATATACAATCCACGGGTTTAAAGCTCCGTTGTTACTCAAAATTCCACCTGTTAGTATGGTTATTTCATTTGGAACCGGGACGCCGAATGGGCCTAGACAGAAGGCTAAGAAAAAAAGAGATATCCATAATGATCGACTAGCTGTAAGACGATATCGCTAATCATGTTCTAACCTCCTCGTTAATGTCGATGAAAGTATATTATTATAAAAATCTTAGGAGCTTATAGGGATATTTCTAAAGAAATTCTGAAGTAATGCAAAAACGCCTTTAATTCTCCCCTCCAAGCCATGGCTTGACATCTTAAACTGTTTTACGCCCAATGTAGGAAAGGTCTGATCAGCTTTTAACCAAGCTAATCAGACCTCAACTTTATCCTAACACTTTGGTAATTCTACTTCTTTAGCACTAATGGAAATTGAAAAAGAGAGAATTCTCTCTCCTATTCCCGCTCGTACTGACATTGAAAGAATGACAATAGCAATTAGTTATCTTCTGATCAAAGTTATTAAGTACTCCACTGAGCCCGGGATCATCACCTTGTAATGAAGTGTAACAAAGGCATCCCATTTTGAGAGTGAAAGCAAAGCTTCACTCTACATATAAGTAGAAGAAAATACACGATCATAAACGATCACAAACATCCTCCTCCCCAACATTATGAAGGGATACAAATTAGAGTAGCGCTTGGCCTTTCTATAGCCATAAATATCATTGAATTGCGTGGCGAAACAGTTTGCCCTTATAAAAAAGCCTTACCGACTTGGTCGGTAAGGCTTTTTGGGTTGGATGATATAGATTTTAAACCTTCTATAGATGAATCTTTAGATTTTCTTTAGAAATATACTCATTAATTCCTTAGTTTTTTTCATTATGATTTCTGTATCGAAATAATAAAGAGGTGCAGAAATAGAGGGGATTGGGCCATGTGCATCGGTGTGTTCTTCCCAATCGTACGACATTTCCTCCTTATGTCTTTTCTTCAATTTTCTCATTTTTAATCGTTTCGGTATCCATCCGTTTCGATAAAAGAAATAATTTTGTTTAATATTTGTACCTTATTCAGCATTGTTCCTGACAATAAAAACAGTAATGGAGGAAAATCAGTTGAAACTTAATGAATACCTTTTATTTTTGCAAAGCTTTATTCGCAGCCCAAAAAATGTAGGCAGTGTTATACCAAGCTCCCGATTTCTAGCGACCAAAATGGTGAAACAAGCCCCCTGGAACGAGTTTAAGGCAGTCGCAGAACTCGGATCGGGTACAGGTGCTATCACCCGTTTTATCAACGCCCAGGTGAGCGAACCCACGAAAGTATTATTGTTTGAGATGAATGAGACTATGAGGAAAAATTTACAGACAGAATACCCAGACTTCTCCTGTCATCCGAACGCTGCTCAGTTAGTAGAAGCAATGAAGCAAGAGAACATTCATCAGTTAGATTGTATTTTTAGCGGACTACCTTTTTTTAATTTTGATCGTGAATTGAGAGATACCTTGGTTGAACAGATCTATAAAGCACTCAAACCTGGAGGCTTGTTTATCGCCTTTCAATATTCGCTTCAAATGAAAAAGCAGCTTTCCGAAAAATTTATCATTGAAAAAATTGATTTAGTGCCTTTCAATATCCCTCCCGCTTTCGTTTACGTCTGTCGCAAAAAGGAAACAATTTAAATGATGATGACACTTTAATTTACTCAATTAAATGTTTTTCTTATGCATATGTAGAAAAAGTGAAGACTTTACCTTATCATCAAGATATCTATACTAGTTGCAGTAATTTCAGGAACCTTAGATACGCTAATTCTACCAAGTCAAAAAAGAAGGAGCAGTCAGTAATGAATACCATTCTTGTTGTGGATGATGATTCCGAGATTCGGGATGTCATTCATGTATATCTTCGTAATGAAGGATACCATGTAATTGAAGCAGCCGATGGTGAAGAAGCCCTGGATGCCATAAAGACAACACCGATTCAACTGGTTATCCTGGATGTCATGATGCCACGAATGGATGGAATCAGAGCATGCCTTAAAATAAGGGAAATATCGAATACTCCGATTATCATGCTGTCAGCCAAGGAAGAAGATATTGATAAAATTAACGGATTGACCACTGGGGCCGATGACTACATGATTAAACCGTTCAATCCATTAGAATTGCTTGCTCGCGTAAAAGCGCAGCTACGTCGTCAAACATTAATAGGAAAAGAAGAATTTAATTCCCTTATTCTTATTAAAGACCTGATCATCGATAAGAGTAAACATTCCGTGAAGTTAAAGGGCAACGAAATTTCGTTGACTCCTCTTGAGTTTGCTATTCTGGTCTTGCTTGCCAGCCATCCTGGGCAGGTTTTTAGTTCGGAGCACATTTACGAAAATGTGTGGAAGGCGCCATACGGATTTTCTGATAATACCGTAATGGTTCATATTCGTAATTTACGAGAAAAATTAGAGCAGTTCCCAAGAGATCCTCAGTATATTAAAACGGTGTGGGGAGTTGGCTATAAAATTGAATGAACATGTACAAAAGTCAAAACAAAAAAAACGAATTCAAGTCAACATTTTAATCAGAATGGTACTAAGTTTTATTATCGCCATTGCTATAAATGATATTCTCATTTTACTTTTCTTGAAAATTAGCAGTGCTATGGAATGGCATTGGTTTCGCAATTTTTTTCCTTATCTTCTTACCCCCTTGTTTATGGTAACGTTTATTTTTACTTTTTTAGTTTTGACACGGCGAATCGTTAGAGACTTAATTACATTGGAGCAAGGGCTTCAGATTATTTCCGAAGGTAATTTAAAATATCGGGTACCTGTTGTTCGGCAAGATGAACTTGGACGGGTTGCGCTCAACATCAATCGAATGACAGAACGTTTAGAGCAACAGATTGTAAAAGAACGTGAAATAGAGAAATCCAAGATGGAGTTGATCACAGGTATTTCACATGACTTGCGCACGCCTCTGACAAGCATTATCGGCTATATCGAGCTTTTAAGAACAGACTCATATCAGGATAAAGATGAATATACGCGCTTTGTTCAAAACACCTATAACAAAGCAATTCATTTGAAGAAGTTGCTCGATGACTTGTTCGAATATACTCGGCTCACTTCTGTCGATACCCACTTAAATCTCAGAAGCATCAATTTATTTCAACTATTGGATCAATTGCTATTCGAGTTCGAACCCATTGCTGAAGAAAACGGTGTATATATCGTGAAAGATATCGGTGACTCCCCGATCGTTACCTCCATTGACAGCGATAAAATTGCTAGAGCAATCGATAATCTTCTCATGAACGCCTTAAAGTATTCCTTGAAGCCGGGAAGCATTTGCATTCGACTGAAAACGAGCCCTGAGCAAATTACGATTGAGGTCGAAAATAAAGGAGCTCCTCTCACGCAAGATCAAGAGGAGAAGCTATTTGATCGTTTTTATAAAGTTGACCATTCAAGAAGTAGCGAAGGTATTCAAACAGGAGCAGGACTGGGCCTTTCCATTGCTAGAAATATTGTTGAGTTACATCAAGGTACCTTAACGCTTAATCATAGTAATAACGTATTTACATTCCAATTGAAATTGCCTTTTGAAATTAGCTCAAGTAGCTAACCGTATCGATTAAAGTTTTTTCTAAAGACTTCTATGGAATGCGGAGAAGCTCCGCTTCCTAAACCTCTTATTTCAATCCCCCATTTCTTACACAATTACTCATAAGTTTTCGTTAAGTTTCTAAGGTACGCCGAGTACATTGCGTTCTCCGTTCCAGTTGTCTGGTATACTGTGCTTTCACTTGTTGAAATACCAATACAGTCCTTAAAGAATAATTATACAGTGGCGGATTATTTTGATTTTACATCTTCATTTTCATAGTCTACAATTTTATTTTCCATATTCCCCTGGTTAATAATATGATATTTCTATAAATTGATTACAAACAAGACCCTCGAAGATTTTAAGTCCATACGACTGATGATCGATAATCATCATCTGCTTCGCCTGTATGATTGTCAACTCGTAATTCAGTTACACCTCAAAGATACTCCCCCGTTATAATCAAATAAATCCATTTGCAGCGACTAAGTATATTCCTAATTTATATTTATTTATATTTATAACGTTTTAGCTTTAAATTTATGATTTCCTGAATTTCATGTTTGTCTCCCACATTTAACTTTCGAAATTCTGAAATTAAATTTGATTCAAGATTATCTAATTGTGTACAAAACAACGTACTATTAGAACTTATATACTCCTCGATTAGCAGCCACTCCAAGTTAACATTAAAGTTTAGTTTTAGGGCAACTATGGTTTCTAATGACGGCTTATATTTATCTTGTTCCAATTCACTCAATGTCCCTTGTGATACGCCAATAATCTGTGAGAACTGAATTTGATTGAGTTTATTCGTTTTCCGAATACTCTTTATTTTTTCTCCTATAGTCTTCATTGTTCCACCTACTTATCTATAAAAATAAAAACAGTCCCGATATAAAAACTTTTCATCGGGACTGTTTGAGTTAATGTACTGTATTTTCTTGTAGGTAATATTTCAAATTAAGAATGGTGTTGTATTTATAATGGCAAAAAAGTCATAAAAGTAACTTCATAACTATAATGTAAACTTCACAACTATAATGTCACTGGACATGAACAATTTGTTCTCTTCGGACAATAAAGTTGTGTACTAGTACCCCTTGGTGTATCAACGTTTTTAGTTTATTATGTGATTCTATATATACAATAAAGTTGTGTACTAGCGAGTCAATTACAAATATTTTCACCTGTGTGATATACAATAAAGTTGTGTACAAAAATCCAATATATGTGATTTATATTTTTTATTAAAATTCTAAAAATATGAACGTTAATTCCTTATAAATATGTTGTCCTGTTGTCCGAAAAAAATAAAGTGTTAGACTGGTGAGCACTTCATTAAGCCAACTGGCAGAATAGTGAGAGAAAATGAACATTCTTAAAGCGGTGCCACTGAGGGTAGAGGAATAACTGTGTTGCTATTAAAGCTGGATGGATTACTATACGAAATATAAAGGTCAAATAGCCGGGTTCATTGAAAGGCAGCGGTACTCCCACTCAAACGAGTAAGGGTGTACTACTGCCGTTTCTTTTTCAGATTCGTTTTTAGATTCCTGGGATTATAGTTACAAACTTATATAATCAATCTAAGTGAAGCACGGCTTTGCCCGAGAATTTCCGTTCCATAAGATTACGGGCAACGGTGTCAATTTCGGTCCAAGGCGCCTCCACTTGGATTCGTGGGATTAACCGCTCATCTGTGACCAGCCGGGCCAGCAAACTCAGATCGTCCGCGGCTGATTGACGAGTGAGTTCCTCACCTAAAAAGAAGCTGTACAAGGTTCTTCCTCCGCTGGTCACCATATTCTTCATATCGATCATTGCGGTATTTGAAGAGGAAAATCCTACCGCAACGCAAATCCCTTGGGGCGCTAGCTGCGGCAGCAACGCCGCCAGTGCATTGCCGCCTACTGAATCGATGATCAGATCGTACGGCCCAAATTTGCTGGCTGATGAAATTGCGGTATATCCAATGATCACTTCGTCGGATCCGACCTCCCGAACAAGCTCAGCCTTCTCTTCCGTGCTTGCCGTACCTACAACGTATGCGCCGGATTGGGCTGCAAGCTGATGGGCGAATAGCCCAACTCCGCCGCTAGAGCCTGTAATGAAAATCCGTTTGCCAAGCAGCATGCCGCCTTTTCGAAGTGCATAAAGAGCCGTGAGCCCTGCTACGGGGAGGGTAGCCGCCTCCGTAAAAGTGAGTTTGTCTGGGATTTCGGCCAACAACGATACGGGAGCAGCCACTCGCTCGCTCCAGGCTCCCATCGGGAGCAAACCAACAACCCTAGCCCCTTTTTGCGGTCCTGCGCCGTTCTCTGCCGGCTCGATGACAATCCCGGCGAAATCCCAGCCAGGACGGCTATATATTTCCTGATTTTTAGCGTCACTCACTTCACCGCGGTTGAGTGAGACGGCCTTCACTTGCACAAGCGCTTCCCATGGCTTAGGCTGCGGGGCGTCAACTTCCTTGAAGGCCAAATGAGACGGGGCATGCGGATCAACAACAATAGTACGAATCATATCGGTTTTCCTCCATATTGGTTATGGTCATTAGATGACCTTCATTTCAATGAGGAGTATACTTTAAATAAAGGTTCGGCCCAAGTGCAGAATTACACTTCATAAGAGAAGGGAAGAGAAGAGAAGATGGATATAGATACGGAGAATTCCAGACATAGAATCGTAATGGGAGAAATTGAAGCCCTGCGGATAAAACGCCAGCAAAAGCTTGTCGATCGACCTCAACCGTCCTTGAAACGATTTACTCAACAAGAGCTGAACGACGAGGCTTTTCCTTCGTATAAAAATCTGCTGGTTGGACGTACCCGCCGCATACCGACCCGCCAGACGATAATAAATATTGCAGAATATCTTGAGTGTACATCCGACGAGCGTAACGATTTGCTTTTGGCAGCCGGCTTTCTTCCAATTCAGACCGAATTGTATGGACGGTCGTTGGAGCGTGCATTAGAGTGGGCTCAGCAAACGATGAGGAGTATTCCTTTTCCCGCCATGGTCGTAACACATACTCAGGACATCAAGGGATTAAATGAGCCGTTTCATCAATTGTTCGAAATCCCTCTCGACCGTTCATATGACGGTTTAATGAATAGGGTCGATTTACATTTTAATTCTGGTTTTCCTATCCGGTCCCGCTCCACGTTTGACAAGACGTCGTTTAAGCAGTGGGAGGAGCACATCATAAACGGAATACAAGCCTTTAAGAGTGAGCACATGCTCTCGCGTTATGATGCGTGGTATCAAAAATTGCTGGATAGAGTTCAGAAATATAACGCGTGCGAATATCTGAGTGTGCCGGATGTAGGGGGAAATGTTGATCAAATACAAACAATTCTAGCCAGAATAGAAAGCTCCGGAGACCTTATTCCCGTACGCTACAAACAGGTTTCGATTTCCGCAGGCGGCCGCTTATATCCGCAAATTGAGGTTTTCCTGCCGGTAGATTCTGCCGCGCGCACAGTTTTCGAGAACCTGGGATGTCCAGCCGATTGTGCATTTGTCTAATCCGATACTTACAAGAGGATGGAATCGAAAAGTTATTGGTAGCTAATAATTCAGAATAGGTGGTTTATTAAACTCCCTCAATATGATTTAGTTTTCTCGCTTTCCACGCCCTACTCTTCTCTTTGTGGTAGCTGCCGTATTTCACGACAGCCTGGATCTCTTCCTTTTCCAGATCGGCATAGTTTTCTTCACTGCCATAACCCGCGTCGGCAATGACCGTCTGTGGAAGTGTCCCCAGGATCTGCCGAACTTTTTCCATGTGTGGCTGTAAGCAGCGGGTATCCGTTGGTCTTTGGTGGACACTGTAGGCTAAAATAAACTGATTCTCCGTTCCGATCTGCACATTGTAACCCGGTTTTAGCTGTCCATTTCGCATGTGGTCTTCTTTCATACGCATGAAAGTCGCATCCGGATCGGTTTTGCTGAAGCTACTGCGGTTCCGGAGCAACTCCTGGTAGTTCTTGTATTTGTACAGTCGGGGAAGCAGATCCTTACGAAGCTTACGAACGGCTTTCTTCAGTGGCTTGCTTTTGGGCTGGTCGGCGAGCTCTGCCTCCAGTTCCTGTGTCAGTTGTTCCAGTTTCTCACTGCGGATTTCGGAAGGCTCGCCAAGTTCAGCGAGATCTTTGCCTTGATGCTCGCGTTCTTCTTGATGCTCTGCGGCTTCAATGCTGGTAAACAGGGTATGTACATTCTCTTGCAATTTGGCCTTGTGTTTAGTTACGGCCTTGCTCCAAACAAAAGTGTAGCGATTGGCATTGGCCTCAAT carries:
- a CDS encoding VTT domain-containing protein; protein product: MSNNGALNPWIVYIVILAGLFTAITIAYFAGRIFGEKFKLKFQNNRHFQKAEKFFEQHGDIAMCLGHFTPVIRYILPVFVGLNGTSYKKFALISYSSAFVWTATFFAFGKFLGHYILNLLDLIDPKLAVVALIIAVGTFITTKWFKSKLSDLTA
- a CDS encoding HAMP domain-containing sensor histidine kinase, producing MNEHVQKSKQKKRIQVNILIRMVLSFIIAIAINDILILLFLKISSAMEWHWFRNFFPYLLTPLFMVTFIFTFLVLTRRIVRDLITLEQGLQIISEGNLKYRVPVVRQDELGRVALNINRMTERLEQQIVKEREIEKSKMELITGISHDLRTPLTSIIGYIELLRTDSYQDKDEYTRFVQNTYNKAIHLKKLLDDLFEYTRLTSVDTHLNLRSINLFQLLDQLLFEFEPIAEENGVYIVKDIGDSPIVTSIDSDKIARAIDNLLMNALKYSLKPGSICIRLKTSPEQITIEVENKGAPLTQDQEEKLFDRFYKVDHSRSSEGIQTGAGLGLSIARNIVELHQGTLTLNHSNNVFTFQLKLPFEISSSS
- a CDS encoding helix-turn-helix transcriptional regulator, which translates into the protein MKTIGEKIKSIRKTNKLNQIQFSQIIGVSQGTLSELEQDKYKPSLETIVALKLNFNVNLEWLLIEEYISSNSTLFCTQLDNLESNLISEFRKLNVGDKHEIQEIINLKLKRYKYK
- a CDS encoding zinc-binding dehydrogenase, whose protein sequence is MIRTIVVDPHAPSHLAFKEVDAPQPKPWEALVQVKAVSLNRGEVSDAKNQEIYSRPGWDFAGIVIEPAENGAGPQKGARVVGLLPMGAWSERVAAPVSLLAEIPDKLTFTEAATLPVAGLTALYALRKGGMLLGKRIFITGSSGGVGLFAHQLAAQSGAYVVGTASTEEKAELVREVGSDEVIIGYTAISSASKFGPYDLIIDSVGGNALAALLPQLAPQGICVAVGFSSSNTAMIDMKNMVTSGGRTLYSFFLGEELTRQSAADDLSLLARLVTDERLIPRIQVEAPWTEIDTVARNLMERKFSGKAVLHLD
- a CDS encoding response regulator transcription factor; this translates as MNTILVVDDDSEIRDVIHVYLRNEGYHVIEAADGEEALDAIKTTPIQLVILDVMMPRMDGIRACLKIREISNTPIIMLSAKEEDIDKINGLTTGADDYMIKPFNPLELLARVKAQLRRQTLIGKEEFNSLILIKDLIIDKSKHSVKLKGNEISLTPLEFAILVLLASHPGQVFSSEHIYENVWKAPYGFSDNTVMVHIRNLREKLEQFPRDPQYIKTVWGVGYKIE
- a CDS encoding transposase, producing MRNVLETVFIAVLQFLADEKYISLEHYFVDGTKIEANANRYTFVWSKAVTKHKAKLQENVHTLFTSIEAAEHQEEREHQGKDLAELGEPSEIRSEKLEQLTQELEAELADQPKSKPLKKAVRKLRKDLLPRLYKYKNYQELLRNRSSFSKTDPDATFMRMKEDHMRNGQLKPGYNVQIGTENQFILAYSVHQRPTDTRCLQPHMEKVRQILGTLPQTVIADAGYGSEENYADLEKEEIQAVVKYGSYHKEKSRAWKARKLNHIEGV
- a CDS encoding methyltransferase domain-containing protein, encoding MKLNEYLLFLQSFIRSPKNVGSVIPSSRFLATKMVKQAPWNEFKAVAELGSGTGAITRFINAQVSEPTKVLLFEMNETMRKNLQTEYPDFSCHPNAAQLVEAMKQENIHQLDCIFSGLPFFNFDRELRDTLVEQIYKALKPGGLFIAFQYSLQMKKQLSEKFIIEKIDLVPFNIPPAFVYVCRKKETI